The Nonlabens spongiae genome contains a region encoding:
- a CDS encoding sulfotransferase — protein sequence MFLKFKQKFFKRRVFKNASAKNFYFIVSTGRTGTNFMEAFINKASHDVFCVHEPHPDLFNLSIEKYREKKSSNYIYEKLQESRYEVLHSFLNSRKSIYIESNPFAAFLVDNLKETFKNAKFIFIYRDIDTYLLSALNKSPLGNNVNNFYAKDDGRKRLSPIDFDNNELAKVWSDLSRAQKITWYWTKCNTYLRNYAKDNSGHVLELKFEDLFSLENKKKHTSFSKLFSYLNIELESKHLNELLKNSFDKRNSTEEKFYKSLTELSQHETEWIQSQSANLSRELHDKVSLNDLG from the coding sequence ATGTTTTTAAAATTTAAACAAAAATTTTTTAAGAGACGGGTTTTTAAAAATGCATCAGCTAAAAATTTCTATTTCATTGTCAGTACTGGCAGGACTGGTACTAACTTTATGGAAGCTTTTATAAATAAAGCTTCTCACGACGTATTTTGTGTTCATGAACCTCATCCTGATTTGTTCAACTTATCGATAGAAAAATATCGAGAAAAAAAATCTTCTAATTATATTTATGAGAAACTTCAAGAATCTCGTTACGAGGTCTTACACAGTTTTTTGAACAGTAGGAAATCGATTTATATCGAGAGCAATCCATTCGCAGCTTTCTTGGTTGATAATCTTAAAGAAACGTTTAAAAATGCTAAATTTATTTTTATCTATCGAGATATAGATACCTACTTGCTTTCAGCTTTAAATAAATCTCCGCTAGGAAACAATGTTAATAACTTTTATGCTAAAGATGATGGCCGCAAGAGACTTTCGCCTATTGATTTTGATAATAATGAACTTGCTAAGGTGTGGTCGGATTTATCTCGTGCACAAAAGATCACATGGTATTGGACTAAATGTAATACATATTTAAGGAATTATGCCAAAGATAATTCAGGTCATGTTTTAGAGTTAAAGTTTGAAGATTTATTTTCCCTCGAAAATAAAAAGAAACACACTTCTTTTTCTAAGCTTTTTTCATATCTCAATATTGAATTAGAATCTAAACATTTGAATGAGTTACTAAAGAATTCTTTTGATAAAAGGAATAGCACTGAAGAAAAGTTTTATAAATCGTTGACTGAATTAAGTCAGCACGAAACGGAATGGATACAGTCTCAATCCGCTAATCTGAGCAGAGAGCTTCATGACAAG